From the genome of Triticum aestivum cultivar Chinese Spring chromosome 3B, IWGSC CS RefSeq v2.1, whole genome shotgun sequence, one region includes:
- the LOC123067861 gene encoding probable auxin efflux carrier component 5b: MYGKWAGDIIVQLSVLQVVVWFPLMLIVFEARQAWLDVTSEPADADQGAREEGDLSAPAGGAREDGSQAALGSDFEWPAQGESGRKTAAIGCAFWAPLLRAVGVKLARNPNVYASLLGVAWSSVANRWHLKMPSIIDGSIAIMSKTGIGMGMFSMGMFIGLQDKFIVCGLGWSMLSLVLRFIAAPAATLAGALILGLRGDLLRVTILQAALPQSIGSFVFSREYDLHSGVLSTA, translated from the exons ATGTACGGCAAGTGGGCGGGCGACATCATCGTGCAGCTCTCGGTCCTGCAGGTCGTCGTGTGGTTCCCGCTGATGCTCATCGTCTTCGAGGCGAGGCAGGCCTGGCTGGATGTGACCTCGGAGCCGGCTGATGCTGATCAAGgcgcgcgcgaagaaggcgatcTGTCGGCGCCGGCTGGAGGCGCGCGAGAAGACGGCAGCCAGGCGGCGTTGGGGAGCGATTTCGAATGGCCGGCACAAGGTGAAAGCGGCCGTAAGACGGCGGCGATAGGGTGCGCGTTCTGGGCGCCGCTGCTGCGAGCGGTCGGGGTGAAGCTCGCCCGCAACCCCAACGTGTACGCCAGCCTCCTAGGGGTCGCGTGGTCTTCCGTGGCAAACAG gTGGCACCTGAAGATGCCAAGCATCATAGATGGCTCGATCGCGATCATGTCAAAGACCGGCATTGGAATGGGAATGTTCAGCATGG GCATGTTCATAGGACTACAAGACAAGTTTATCGTGTGTGGACTAGGCTGGTCCATGTTGAGCTTGGTGTTGAGGTTCATTGCGGCTCCAGCCGCCACCTTAGCTGGAGCCCTAATTTTAGGACTCCGAGGTGACCTTCTACGTGTTACTATCTTACAG GCTGCATTGCCACAGTCTATAGGATCATTTGTCTTCTCGCGAGAATACGACTTGCATTCTGGCGTACTTAGTACCGCGTAA